A genome region from Fervidobacterium changbaicum includes the following:
- a CDS encoding flagellin: MRINHNINALNSWRNITMTNMDMGKTLERLSSGLRINRAGDDAAGLAISEKMRGQIKGLEMAVKNAQDAISLIQTAEGALTEVHSILQRMRELAVQASSDTNTNVDRNQIQAELDQLREEIDRISRTTEFNTKKLLDGKLEGFRFTPDAKVVTGGNVDVKLGTVSSAASEGTYIIEVGQLGGTVDSAIDVRITYIGKNRVESTTTVIGAGSVVVNGITFKWDKNAFDISKFGGALPLNEVTDSAVVRVEGMYTANNQLVFQIGSNEGHNMIAGIDDMSATALGLTTATLKVTDQDSAERTIMVVDAAIHKVSTARAALGAIQNRLEHTIANLGVAAENLTAAESRIRDADMAKEMMQFTKQQILLQSSMSMLAQANAQPQQVLQLMR, encoded by the coding sequence ATGAGGATTAACCACAACATTAACGCTTTGAACAGCTGGAGAAACATCACGATGACCAACATGGATATGGGAAAGACACTTGAAAGGCTCTCATCAGGTTTGAGGATCAACAGAGCAGGAGACGACGCAGCAGGTTTGGCAATCAGTGAAAAGATGAGAGGACAAATCAAAGGTCTTGAGATGGCAGTAAAGAACGCACAGGATGCCATTTCATTGATCCAGACAGCAGAAGGAGCACTGACAGAAGTACACTCGATACTCCAAAGGATGAGAGAACTTGCAGTACAGGCATCAAGTGATACAAACACAAATGTTGATAGGAATCAAATTCAAGCAGAGCTTGACCAATTAAGAGAAGAGATTGATAGAATATCAAGAACAACTGAATTCAACACAAAGAAATTGCTTGACGGAAAGCTTGAAGGATTCAGGTTCACACCGGATGCAAAGGTCGTTACTGGCGGAAACGTTGATGTTAAACTTGGAACAGTAAGTTCTGCGGCTTCTGAGGGTACATATATAATCGAGGTAGGACAGCTTGGCGGAACTGTCGATAGCGCAATAGATGTTAGGATTACTTATATTGGAAAAAATAGGGTTGAATCAACTACTACAGTGATAGGTGCTGGAAGTGTTGTTGTGAATGGTATAACATTCAAGTGGGACAAGAACGCTTTTGATATTTCTAAATTTGGTGGAGCATTGCCACTTAACGAAGTCACTGATAGTGCGGTTGTAAGAGTTGAAGGGATGTACACAGCGAATAATCAACTTGTCTTCCAGATAGGTTCAAACGAAGGACACAACATGATAGCTGGCATAGATGACATGAGTGCAACAGCACTTGGATTGACAACAGCAACGCTAAAGGTTACTGACCAAGACAGTGCGGAAAGAACGATAATGGTAGTAGACGCAGCGATACACAAGGTAAGTACAGCAAGGGCAGCGCTTGGTGCTATCCAGAACAGGTTAGAACACACGATAGCGAACCTTGGAGTAGCGGCAGAGAACCTGACAGCAGCAGAGAGCCGAATCAGAGACGCAGATATGGCAAAAGAGATGATGCAATTCACAAAACAGCAAATCTTGCTCCAGTCGAGTATGTCGATGCTTGCACAGGCAAATGCTCAACCACAACAGGTGCTTCAATTGATGAGGTAA